From the genome of Clostridium sp. BNL1100, one region includes:
- a CDS encoding glycoside hydrolase family 9 protein: MLKTKRKWTKAIGVALSISVLSSLVSFIPQTNTYAAGTYNYGEALQKSIMFYEFQRSGDLPADKRDNWRGDSGMKDGSDVGVDLTGGWYDAGDHVKFNLPMSYTSAMLAWSLYEDKDAYDKSGQTKYIMDDIKWANDYFIKCNPTADVYYYQVGDGGKDHSWWGPAEVLQMERPSYKVDASHPGSAVCASTAASLASAAVVFKNSDPTYAEKCISHAKNLFTMADKAKSDAGYTAASGFYSSGGFYDDLSWAAVWLYLATNDSAYLDKAESYVPNWGKEQQTDIISYKWGQCWDDVHYGAELLLARLTNKQLYKDSIEMNLDFWTTGVNGTRVSYTPKGLAWLFQWGSLRHATTQAFLAGVYADWAGCTPSKVSVYKDFLKSQIDYALGSTGRSFVVGYGVNPPQHPHHRTAHSSWTDQMTSPTYHRHTIYGALVGGPDNADGYTDEINNYVNNEIACDYNAGFTGALAKMYKQFGGDPIPNFKAIEKITNDEVIIKAGLNSTGPNYTEIKAVVYNQTGWPARVTDKISFKYFMDLSEIVAAGIDPLSLVTSSNYSEGKNTKVSGVLPWDVSNNIYYVNVDLTGENIYPGGQSACRREVQFRIAAPQGTTYWNPKNDFSYNGLPATSTVDTVTNIPVYDNGVKVFGNEPAGGSGNPDPVILYGDVNSDKNVDALDLAALKKYLLGGSSSIDVKAADTYKDGNIDAIDMATLKKFLLGTITTLPQG, encoded by the coding sequence TTGCTTAAGACTAAAAGAAAATGGACAAAAGCTATTGGTGTTGCATTATCGATTTCGGTTTTGTCTTCTTTGGTTTCGTTTATACCTCAAACAAACACATATGCTGCAGGAACATATAATTATGGAGAAGCACTGCAGAAATCAATAATGTTTTACGAATTCCAGCGTTCAGGTGACCTTCCAGCTGATAAGCGTGACAACTGGAGAGGCGATTCCGGTATGAAAGACGGTTCTGATGTAGGAGTTGATCTTACAGGCGGATGGTACGATGCAGGTGATCATGTAAAGTTTAACCTACCTATGTCATACACATCTGCAATGCTTGCATGGTCTTTATATGAGGATAAAGATGCCTATGATAAAAGCGGCCAGACCAAATATATCATGGACGATATCAAATGGGCTAATGATTACTTTATTAAATGTAATCCCACAGCGGACGTATATTACTACCAGGTAGGAGACGGAGGCAAGGACCACTCTTGGTGGGGTCCGGCAGAAGTATTACAGATGGAAAGACCGTCGTACAAAGTTGACGCTTCTCATCCCGGTTCTGCAGTATGTGCTTCCACTGCAGCTTCTCTGGCATCTGCAGCAGTAGTCTTTAAAAACAGTGATCCTACTTATGCTGAAAAGTGCATAAGTCATGCTAAAAACTTGTTTACAATGGCTGACAAAGCAAAGAGTGATGCCGGCTATACAGCTGCTTCAGGCTTCTACAGCTCAGGCGGATTTTATGATGATCTTTCATGGGCTGCAGTATGGTTATATCTTGCAACAAATGACAGTGCATATCTGGACAAAGCAGAATCCTATGTACCGAATTGGGGTAAAGAACAGCAGACAGATATTATATCCTACAAATGGGGACAGTGCTGGGATGATGTACATTATGGCGCTGAACTTCTCCTTGCAAGGCTTACTAACAAACAGTTATATAAGGACAGTATAGAAATGAACCTTGACTTCTGGACAACCGGTGTAAACGGCACACGTGTTTCTTACACACCAAAAGGTTTAGCATGGTTATTCCAATGGGGTTCATTAAGACATGCAACAACTCAGGCATTTTTAGCAGGTGTTTATGCTGATTGGGCAGGCTGTACGCCATCCAAAGTATCTGTGTATAAGGATTTCCTTAAGAGTCAGATTGATTATGCACTTGGAAGTACCGGAAGAAGTTTTGTTGTCGGATATGGAGTAAATCCTCCTCAACATCCGCATCACAGAACTGCTCATAGTTCATGGACAGATCAAATGACTTCACCAACATACCACAGGCATACTATTTATGGTGCGTTGGTAGGAGGGCCGGATAATGCGGACGGCTACACTGATGAAATAAACAATTATGTAAATAATGAAATAGCTTGCGACTATAATGCCGGATTTACAGGTGCACTTGCAAAAATGTACAAGCAGTTTGGCGGAGATCCGATTCCTAACTTCAAGGCTATCGAAAAAATAACCAACGATGAAGTTATTATAAAGGCAGGTTTGAATTCAACCGGCCCTAATTATACTGAAATCAAGGCTGTTGTGTATAACCAAACTGGATGGCCTGCAAGAGTTACAGACAAGATATCATTTAAATATTTTATGGACTTGTCTGAAATCGTAGCAGCAGGAATTGATCCTTTAAGCCTTGTAACCAGTTCAAATTACTCTGAAGGTAAGAATACTAAGGTTTCCGGCGTATTGCCATGGGATGTTTCAAATAATATTTACTATGTAAATGTTGATTTGACAGGAGAAAATATCTACCCAGGCGGTCAGTCTGCTTGTAGAAGAGAAGTTCAGTTTAGAATTGCAGCACCACAGGGAACAACCTACTGGAATCCTAAGAATGACTTCTCATATAATGGATTACCAGCCACCAGTACTGTAGATACAGTTACCAACATACCTGTTTATGATAACGGTGTAAAAGTATTCGGTAACGAACCTGCCGGTGGATCTGGAAACCCTGATCCTGTAATTTTGTATGGCGATGTAAACAGCGACAAGAATGTAGATGCGTTGGACTTAGCTGCATTAAAGAAATATTTACTGGGCGGCAGTTCCAGTATAGATGTTAAGGCTGCAGATACATATAAGGACGGAAATATTGATGCCATAGATATGGCTACTTTGAAAAAATTCTTATTGGGGACGATTACTACATTGCCCCAGGGTTAA
- a CDS encoding glycoside hydrolase family 9 protein produces the protein MKKRLVKKIAMVIAIVLVLSSSIGQAFALVGAGDIIQNHTFDNRVGLPWHVVESYPAKASFDITSDGKYKITAEKIGAAGTGERWDIQFRHRGLSLVQGHTYTVQFTVTASRACKIYPKIGDQGDPYDEYWNMNDQWQFLELQANTPKTVTQTFTQKKGDKSNVEFAFHLAPDKTTSEAQNPASFQPITYTFDDIYVKDPQFAGYPDPIPEPTNVVRLNQEGFYPNSDKIATVATSSTTPINWQLVNSAGTAVLTGKSTVKGADHASGDNVHIIDFSSYKTVGTGYKIVTDVSVTKAGDNESMKFNIGNDIYTQMKYDSMKYFYHNRSAIPIEMPYCDQSQWARPAGHTSDILAPDPSRDYKANYTLDVTGGWYDAGDHGKYVVNGGISTWTVMNAYERALHLGGDMSVAPFKDGSLKIPESGNGYPDILDEARYNLKTLLNMQVPAGNELAGMAHHKAHDERWTALAVRPDQDTMKRWLQPPSTAATLNLAAMAAQGSRLWKQYDSAFATKCLTAAETAWDAAVAHPAIYATMEQGPGGGAYGDNYVGDDFYWAACELYATTGSDKYLNYIKSSKHYLEMPTELTGGEDNGLTGAFDWGNTAGMGTITLALVPNKLPATDVAKAKANIQAAADKFITIEKAQGYGVPIEEKVISSPFDQSTVSGFPWGSNSFVVNEAIVMSYAYEFSNVNGTKNNKYINGAITAMDYILGRNPNVQSYITGYGDNPLENPHHRFWSYQANNSFPKPPAGCLSGGPNSGLQDPWVKGSGWQPGVRPAEMCFMDNIESWSTNEITINWNAPLVWMSAYLAEAGPKIGGTTPPPTDLGDVNADGNKDALDFAALKKALLTQDNSTINVANADINKDGAVDAVDFALLKSFLLGKITL, from the coding sequence ATGAAAAAAAGGTTAGTGAAGAAAATTGCGATGGTTATCGCAATCGTGCTGGTTCTATCTTCTTCAATAGGACAAGCATTTGCCCTGGTTGGGGCAGGAGACATAATTCAGAACCATACCTTTGACAACAGAGTAGGTCTTCCATGGCACGTGGTTGAATCATACCCTGCAAAGGCAAGTTTTGATATTACATCTGACGGTAAGTACAAAATAACTGCTGAAAAGATCGGCGCAGCAGGAACAGGTGAAAGATGGGATATTCAGTTCCGTCACAGAGGACTCTCATTAGTGCAGGGACATACTTATACAGTGCAGTTTACTGTTACTGCCAGCAGAGCCTGCAAAATCTACCCTAAAATAGGTGATCAGGGTGACCCATATGATGAATACTGGAATATGAATGATCAATGGCAATTCCTTGAATTACAGGCTAATACTCCGAAAACTGTAACACAGACATTTACACAGAAAAAGGGAGACAAGAGCAACGTTGAATTTGCTTTCCATCTTGCTCCTGATAAAACTACATCTGAAGCACAGAATCCTGCAAGTTTTCAACCTATAACATATACTTTTGATGATATTTACGTAAAGGATCCACAGTTTGCAGGATATCCAGATCCTATCCCTGAACCTACTAATGTTGTACGTTTAAATCAGGAAGGATTCTATCCTAATTCTGATAAGATTGCAACAGTAGCTACAAGTTCAACAACTCCAATTAACTGGCAGTTGGTTAATAGTGCTGGAACAGCCGTTTTAACCGGTAAATCAACCGTTAAAGGTGCTGACCATGCATCAGGTGACAATGTTCATATCATTGATTTCTCAAGTTACAAAACAGTTGGTACCGGCTATAAGATAGTAACAGATGTTTCTGTAACCAAAGCCGGAGACAATGAAAGTATGAAGTTCAATATTGGAAATGACATTTATACACAAATGAAATACGATTCAATGAAGTATTTCTATCACAACAGAAGTGCTATTCCAATAGAAATGCCATACTGTGATCAATCACAATGGGCTCGTCCTGCAGGACACACAAGTGATATACTTGCTCCAGATCCTTCAAGGGATTACAAGGCTAACTACACACTTGACGTTACAGGTGGTTGGTATGATGCCGGTGACCATGGCAAGTATGTTGTTAATGGTGGTATTTCAACATGGACTGTAATGAATGCATATGAGCGTGCACTTCACTTGGGAGGAGACATGTCAGTTGCTCCATTTAAAGATGGTTCATTGAAAATACCTGAAAGCGGAAATGGCTATCCAGACATACTGGATGAAGCTCGTTATAATTTGAAAACATTATTAAATATGCAGGTTCCAGCAGGAAACGAATTAGCAGGTATGGCTCATCACAAAGCTCATGACGAACGTTGGACAGCTCTTGCTGTACGTCCTGACCAGGATACAATGAAGCGTTGGTTGCAGCCTCCAAGTACAGCTGCTACATTAAATCTTGCTGCTATGGCTGCACAAGGTTCACGTCTATGGAAACAGTATGATTCTGCTTTCGCAACTAAGTGTTTAACTGCAGCAGAAACTGCATGGGATGCAGCTGTAGCTCATCCTGCAATATATGCAACAATGGAACAGGGCCCTGGTGGTGGAGCATACGGTGACAACTATGTTGGCGATGACTTCTACTGGGCAGCATGTGAATTGTATGCTACTACAGGCAGCGACAAGTATTTGAACTACATAAAGAGTTCAAAGCATTACCTCGAAATGCCTACAGAATTAACAGGCGGTGAAGACAATGGCCTTACAGGAGCTTTTGACTGGGGTAATACAGCAGGTATGGGTACAATAACACTTGCTCTTGTTCCTAACAAACTTCCAGCTACTGATGTTGCTAAAGCTAAAGCTAATATTCAAGCAGCAGCTGACAAGTTTATTACAATAGAAAAAGCTCAGGGTTATGGTGTACCAATAGAAGAAAAAGTAATTTCTTCACCATTTGATCAATCTACTGTTTCAGGTTTCCCATGGGGATCAAACTCATTCGTAGTTAATGAAGCAATTGTTATGTCATATGCTTATGAATTCAGCAATGTTAACGGAACAAAGAATAATAAATATATCAATGGTGCTATAACAGCAATGGATTACATCCTCGGACGTAACCCAAATGTTCAGAGCTATATTACCGGTTATGGTGACAACCCACTTGAAAATCCTCATCACCGTTTCTGGTCATATCAGGCAAACAACTCATTCCCGAAGCCACCTGCAGGATGTTTGTCAGGTGGACCTAACTCCGGTTTACAGGATCCATGGGTTAAGGGTTCAGGTTGGCAGCCAGGTGTAAGACCTGCTGAAATGTGCTTCATGGATAATATCGAATCTTGGTCAACAAACGAAATAACCATCAACTGGAATGCTCCTCTTGTATGGATGTCTGCTTACCTTGCTGAAGCAGGACCAAAGATTGGCGGTACAACTCCTCCTCCAACCGATTTAGGAGATGTTAACGCTGACGGTAACAAGGATGCATTGGACTTCGCAGCATTGAAGAAAGCTCTGTTAACTCAGGACAATTCTACAATAAATGTTGCAAATGCTGATATAAACAAAGATGGTGCTGTTGACGCTGTTGACTTTGCATTACTCAAATCATTCTTGTTAGGAAAGATAACACTGTAA
- a CDS encoding cohesin domain-containing protein, which yields MKKVILAILIIVCVTAAVIFGVNHFSSDSETSTSTISSTAPSSSSSSASVSTSSPAKSSDSKSTKSTAAKDSNDTKSNPKDKTPGGEAEISIGKASGATGSTVTIPVKLNNLPEKGIGSFNFNIKYDTDALEVVEVKPGEIFGSNNSNFDYTVIDTTGLVSFLYTSSNSGKDAVTKPGVITNITFKIKSNAKKGSIKISQGTSGAFGDTALKKINPVFSEGEITVK from the coding sequence ATGAAAAAAGTAATATTGGCAATATTAATAATTGTTTGCGTGACTGCTGCAGTAATATTTGGGGTAAACCATTTTTCATCTGATTCAGAAACATCAACTTCAACAATAAGTAGTACAGCTCCATCATCATCTTCTTCATCTGCTTCGGTATCCACATCTTCACCAGCAAAAAGTTCAGATTCCAAATCTACTAAATCAACAGCCGCCAAGGATAGTAATGATACAAAGAGTAATCCAAAAGACAAAACTCCGGGCGGAGAGGCAGAAATATCGATCGGAAAAGCAAGCGGAGCTACAGGTTCAACTGTAACAATCCCTGTAAAGCTTAATAACTTACCTGAAAAAGGTATTGGAAGCTTTAATTTTAATATTAAATATGACACAGATGCTCTTGAAGTTGTTGAGGTAAAACCAGGTGAAATTTTTGGAAGTAACAATTCCAATTTTGATTATACAGTTATTGATACAACCGGTCTGGTCAGTTTTCTCTATACAAGCAGTAATAGTGGAAAGGATGCTGTAACTAAGCCGGGAGTTATCACAAATATCACTTTCAAAATAAAGAGTAATGCTAAGAAAGGTTCAATTAAAATTTCACAAGGTACTTCAGGTGCATTTGGAGATACTGCACTCAAGAAGATTAATCCTGTATTCTCAGAGGGTGAGATAACAGTTAAATAA
- a CDS encoding glycoside hydrolase family 9 protein, with translation MNFRKYVRKSTAFATALAVVSSVFLSSSVYAGSTTPPFNYAEALQKSLYFYDAEKCGPGVTGGKIEWRGDCHVEDCQLPLVPMKDHVGTNMSQTFIDKNKAFLDPDGNGSLDLHGGFHDAGDHVKFGLPQGYAVSTLGWGFYEFKDSFTKINEEDHMRDILRWGNDYFLRSTFMDNNGEVVAFCFQVGDGTVDHAWWQPPELNKKQDVPRPAYFATSETPASDQCGEAAASLAINYLNFKDSDPTYAKKCLDTAKALYRFAVKNRGLGDSGGFYGSAYDEDELSWAAVWLNIATGVQSYINDITAVTDGKYTGYMSKIIKSTQDNWQNIWVHSWDVVWGGVFAKLAPITNDPMHWYLFRWNLEYWSGIPHENTTDQTFMAATPGGFKVVNTWGSARYNAAAQLCAVVYTKYKDKMDVTEWAKSQMDYILGDNPMKRSYEVGFSDISAKHPHHRAAHGSKTLSMNDPVEHRHTLWGALVGGPDATDNHNDETTDFVSNEVAIDYNAGFVGALAGLYKYYGEGMKPLENFPPKEPASDDFYAESKLEQENTERTQVTVNIHNETSRPPQFVDGIKARYFFDISEMLAAGQTIDDITVAVMYDEGKASDGKETAIKGPFAWDAEKGIYYVEIDWTGNAFYGDKEFHFGLVSSLDSNWKSHWDPTNDWSRKDIGKEYSINKNISVYRGDVKVYGNEPPKGIVGTKLGDLNGDGSVDALDYAIMKKYILLPTGDVNLSVWDMNQDGEINALDLALLKKTLLG, from the coding sequence TTGAATTTTAGGAAGTACGTCAGAAAATCAACGGCTTTTGCTACAGCATTGGCGGTTGTATCATCAGTGTTTTTGAGCAGCAGTGTTTATGCAGGCTCAACAACACCTCCTTTCAACTACGCAGAAGCATTGCAAAAATCACTGTATTTTTATGATGCTGAAAAATGCGGCCCTGGTGTAACAGGTGGTAAGATCGAATGGAGAGGTGACTGTCATGTTGAAGACTGTCAGCTTCCACTAGTTCCTATGAAAGACCATGTAGGAACTAATATGTCACAGACTTTTATTGATAAAAATAAGGCTTTTCTTGACCCGGACGGGAACGGAAGCCTTGATCTCCATGGGGGATTCCACGATGCGGGAGACCATGTCAAATTTGGTTTGCCCCAGGGCTATGCTGTTTCAACACTGGGATGGGGATTCTATGAATTTAAGGATTCCTTTACAAAAATCAACGAAGAGGATCACATGAGAGATATACTCAGGTGGGGAAATGACTATTTCTTACGTTCCACATTTATGGATAATAACGGGGAAGTAGTTGCATTTTGTTTCCAAGTCGGTGACGGAACTGTGGACCACGCATGGTGGCAGCCACCGGAACTGAATAAAAAGCAAGATGTACCAAGGCCTGCGTACTTTGCAACCTCCGAGACTCCTGCCAGTGACCAATGCGGAGAAGCGGCAGCTTCATTGGCAATAAATTACTTGAATTTCAAGGATTCTGATCCAACATATGCAAAGAAATGCTTGGACACAGCAAAAGCTTTATACAGGTTTGCCGTAAAGAACCGTGGCTTGGGTGATTCAGGCGGGTTCTACGGTTCGGCGTATGATGAGGATGAATTGTCATGGGCAGCTGTATGGCTGAATATTGCAACAGGAGTACAATCATATATAAATGATATTACTGCTGTTACTGACGGTAAATATACCGGTTATATGAGTAAGATTATAAAATCAACTCAAGACAATTGGCAGAATATATGGGTACATTCATGGGATGTAGTATGGGGAGGAGTCTTTGCAAAGTTGGCTCCAATAACAAATGATCCTATGCATTGGTATTTATTCAGATGGAACCTTGAATATTGGTCAGGTATACCTCATGAAAATACTACCGATCAAACATTTATGGCTGCAACTCCCGGAGGATTCAAGGTTGTAAACACATGGGGTTCTGCAAGATATAATGCGGCAGCTCAACTGTGTGCGGTTGTGTATACAAAATATAAAGATAAAATGGATGTTACTGAATGGGCAAAGTCACAAATGGATTACATTCTGGGTGATAACCCCATGAAGAGAAGCTATGAAGTAGGGTTCTCCGATATCTCTGCAAAGCACCCTCACCACCGTGCGGCACACGGATCAAAAACTCTCAGCATGAATGATCCTGTTGAACACAGGCATACTTTATGGGGAGCATTGGTAGGAGGCCCTGATGCAACAGATAATCACAATGACGAAACTACGGACTTTGTTTCCAACGAGGTTGCAATAGATTACAACGCAGGCTTTGTAGGTGCACTTGCTGGATTGTACAAATACTACGGCGAAGGCATGAAACCATTGGAGAATTTCCCTCCAAAGGAACCGGCTTCCGATGATTTCTATGCTGAATCAAAGCTTGAACAGGAGAACACAGAAAGAACTCAGGTTACAGTTAATATTCATAACGAAACAAGCAGACCGCCTCAATTTGTTGATGGTATTAAAGCCAGATATTTCTTTGACATTTCAGAAATGCTTGCGGCAGGCCAGACCATAGATGATATAACTGTTGCGGTTATGTATGACGAAGGTAAAGCCAGCGACGGCAAGGAAACAGCAATCAAGGGACCATTTGCTTGGGATGCAGAAAAGGGAATTTACTACGTTGAAATAGACTGGACAGGAAATGCCTTTTATGGAGACAAAGAATTCCACTTCGGATTGGTTTCATCTCTTGATTCCAACTGGAAGTCCCACTGGGATCCAACCAATGACTGGAGCAGAAAAGATATAGGAAAGGAATATTCTATAAACAAGAATATTTCTGTATACAGGGGGGATGTAAAAGTGTATGGAAATGAACCGCCAAAAGGTATCGTAGGAACAAAACTGGGAGATCTGAACGGTGATGGAAGCGTTGATGCTCTCGACTATGCAATAATGAAAAAATACATTCTATTGCCGACAGGAGACGTTAACCTCAGCGTATGGGATATGAACCAAGATGGTGAAATAAATGCTCTTGACCTTGCTTTATTAAAGAAGACTTTACTTGGTTAA
- a CDS encoding glycoside hydrolase family 9 protein — MDKMKRVSIYALIVAIVITITQFNFQYECSSATAAFNYGEALQKSVLFYEAQRSGSLSTSNIPTRLLWRGDAQLTDGQKEGLDLTGGWVDAGDNIKFGVTCAYTTSLLAFGAIEYKDAYEKSGQMKWLQNQLKWINDYFIKCHPEPNVFWAQVGMTANDHNNWVPIEVTHLMNDRAAIKLDEQHPGTEVAMGTAAAMAASSIVFRNTDPTYADKLLEHAKQLYVFGDKYRGVFSDVISKVDPQGAAAYTSHSGYNDELVWGSIWLYKAMEAKSSGSGSDYLAKAKEYYNGIGKEANQQVHKYKWAHCWDDQSFGCYILMSQIDPETSLYREDAERWLNWWTVGGTENNADGTKISYTPGGHAKLDSWGSFRYVSTTALFALVYSDKLSDTVKKARYHDFAVKQINYILGDNPRKASYIVGFGQNYPQHPHHRTAHSSWGQKMDNPTEHRHILYGALVGSVDSTDGFNDAISDYVSNEVAIDYNAGLTGALARMYSEFGGTPIPDSSFPLPDKPYQPKDEWPVFANTYFNGTSGTQFTLTVENRSAWPARPSNKLKIRYFFTLDAKDISDISIKAPTWVKVTGPTAWDTEKKVYYYTLDLSGKNIYPGYGWDAGGPELDFTISSASNTWNVSNDWSYENWDATYINGTRKYAPNIPIYEGDSYKKLAGNEPSGGSEEPVIIPGDINKDGNIDALDVALLKKYLLGNTLEYDISAADMNSDKNIDALDFALLKKALLSQ, encoded by the coding sequence ATGGATAAAATGAAAAGAGTAAGTATATATGCCCTTATCGTTGCCATAGTAATAACCATAACTCAATTTAATTTTCAGTATGAATGTTCTTCTGCAACAGCCGCTTTTAACTATGGAGAGGCTTTGCAGAAATCTGTTTTATTTTATGAAGCACAGAGGTCAGGTTCATTATCTACATCAAATATTCCGACCAGATTATTATGGCGTGGAGATGCTCAATTAACAGACGGGCAGAAGGAAGGTTTAGACCTTACCGGAGGCTGGGTAGATGCAGGTGATAATATCAAGTTTGGTGTTACATGTGCTTATACAACAAGTTTACTCGCTTTTGGTGCTATAGAATATAAAGATGCATATGAAAAAAGCGGTCAGATGAAATGGCTTCAAAACCAGTTAAAATGGATAAATGATTATTTTATAAAGTGTCATCCGGAGCCAAATGTTTTTTGGGCTCAGGTTGGAATGACTGCAAATGATCATAACAACTGGGTTCCCATTGAAGTTACACATTTAATGAACGACAGGGCAGCAATAAAGCTGGATGAACAGCATCCGGGAACGGAAGTAGCCATGGGAACAGCTGCGGCAATGGCTGCTTCATCTATTGTTTTCAGAAACACCGATCCGACATATGCTGATAAATTGCTTGAGCATGCAAAGCAGTTATATGTATTCGGAGATAAATACAGAGGTGTTTTTTCTGATGTAATAAGTAAAGTTGACCCCCAAGGTGCAGCTGCTTATACCTCACACAGCGGTTATAATGATGAATTGGTATGGGGTTCAATCTGGCTTTACAAGGCTATGGAAGCTAAGTCTTCAGGAAGCGGTTCTGATTACCTTGCAAAAGCAAAAGAATATTATAATGGTATTGGTAAAGAAGCAAATCAACAGGTTCATAAGTATAAGTGGGCACACTGTTGGGATGACCAATCATTTGGATGTTATATTCTAATGTCTCAGATTGACCCTGAAACAAGCTTGTACAGGGAAGATGCAGAACGTTGGTTAAACTGGTGGACTGTTGGCGGTACCGAGAACAATGCCGACGGCACCAAGATTTCTTATACTCCTGGCGGACATGCCAAGTTGGACAGCTGGGGTTCTTTCAGATATGTTTCCACAACGGCATTATTTGCTTTGGTTTATTCCGATAAACTAAGTGATACTGTAAAAAAAGCACGTTACCATGACTTTGCAGTAAAGCAAATAAATTATATCTTAGGTGATAATCCTCGTAAAGCAAGCTATATCGTAGGCTTTGGCCAGAATTATCCTCAACATCCTCACCACCGTACAGCTCACAGCTCATGGGGACAGAAGATGGACAACCCGACGGAACATCGTCATATTTTATACGGTGCACTGGTTGGGAGTGTTGATTCAACAGATGGATTCAATGATGCCATAAGTGATTACGTTAGCAATGAAGTAGCCATAGACTATAATGCCGGTCTTACCGGGGCTCTTGCAAGAATGTATTCTGAATTCGGCGGAACTCCTATACCGGACAGCAGTTTTCCATTACCTGATAAACCTTATCAGCCTAAAGATGAATGGCCTGTATTTGCAAACACATATTTTAATGGTACAAGTGGTACCCAGTTTACATTAACAGTAGAAAACCGTTCTGCATGGCCGGCCCGTCCAAGTAACAAATTAAAAATTCGTTACTTCTTTACCCTTGATGCCAAGGATATAAGTGATATAAGCATAAAGGCTCCTACCTGGGTTAAAGTAACAGGCCCAACAGCGTGGGATACGGAGAAAAAAGTTTATTACTATACACTTGATTTGTCAGGTAAAAATATCTATCCCGGTTATGGCTGGGATGCAGGAGGACCTGAACTTGATTTTACAATAAGTTCAGCTTCTAATACATGGAATGTGTCAAATGATTGGTCCTATGAAAATTGGGATGCAACATACATAAACGGTACAAGAAAATATGCTCCGAATATTCCAATATATGAAGGTGACAGTTATAAAAAACTGGCCGGAAATGAGCCGTCAGGTGGAAGTGAAGAACCTGTTATTATACCTGGTGATATTAATAAAGATGGAAATATTGATGCATTGGATGTTGCTCTTTTAAAAAAATATTTGCTGGGTAACACATTGGAATATGATATCTCTGCAGCAGACATGAATTCTGATAAAAATATTGATGCTCTAGATTTTGCACTACTCAAGAAAGCTCTTCTGTCCCAATAA